A region from the Volucribacter amazonae genome encodes:
- the menC gene encoding o-succinylbenzoate synthase, with protein MTKQINLYQYSIPVDAQLVLRQRFLKKREGLLVRLCCGDNEGWGEIAPLPEFSQESLEQAKQQTIAWLTQWHQDCEDKLALTGLYPSVQFGLSCALAELTQQLGKEGYYQTVPLCYGDPDELYEQLDQMPGEKIAKVKVGMYEANRDGLIADMLLEAIPDLKLRLDANRQWTMAKAEMFAKYVKPEHRQRIQFIEEPCKTPELSRQFAQQTGIAIAWDESVRESDFLVKKEPHLAAIIIKPTLVGSLQKCVELIQQAHHQGMQAVISSSIESSFGLTQLARIAQQYTPNTMPGLDTLDLMDYQLIRCWPDSPLPVLGLDSDFIQEIPLTDETNR; from the coding sequence ATGACAAAACAAATCAATCTTTATCAATATAGCATTCCTGTGGACGCTCAATTAGTGTTGCGTCAGCGTTTTTTGAAAAAACGTGAGGGATTATTGGTGCGTTTATGTTGTGGCGATAATGAAGGTTGGGGAGAAATTGCCCCTTTGCCTGAGTTTAGTCAAGAAAGCCTTGAGCAAGCTAAGCAACAAACGATTGCTTGGCTAACACAATGGCATCAGGATTGTGAAGATAAATTAGCATTAACGGGATTGTATCCCTCTGTGCAATTTGGTTTAAGTTGTGCTTTGGCGGAATTAACCCAGCAACTGGGTAAAGAGGGCTATTATCAAACGGTTCCTCTTTGTTATGGTGATCCTGATGAATTGTATGAACAATTAGATCAAATGCCTGGGGAAAAAATTGCCAAGGTTAAGGTGGGAATGTATGAGGCAAATCGCGATGGTTTAATTGCGGATATGTTATTAGAGGCAATCCCTGATTTAAAATTACGCCTTGATGCCAATCGTCAATGGACAATGGCGAAAGCAGAAATGTTTGCCAAATATGTTAAACCTGAACATCGTCAACGTATTCAGTTTATTGAAGAACCTTGCAAAACCCCTGAGTTAAGCCGCCAATTTGCTCAACAGACAGGCATTGCGATTGCTTGGGACGAGTCGGTGAGAGAAAGCGATTTTTTGGTAAAAAAAGAACCGCACTTGGCAGCAATTATTATTAAACCAACCTTAGTAGGGTCTTTGCAAAAATGCGTGGAGCTAATTCAACAGGCGCATCATCAAGGTATGCAAGCGGTAATTAGTTCGTCCATTGAATCAAGTTTTGGACTAACTCAATTAGCACGCATTGCTCAACAATATACTCCGAATACGATGCCGGGATTAGATACATTAGATTTGATGGATTATCAATTAATACGCTGTTGGCCTGATAGCCCCTTGCCTGTGTTAGGTTTAGATTCTGATTTTATTCAAGAAATTCCGTTGACAGATGAAACCAACAGATAA
- the aroQ gene encoding type II 3-dehydroquinate dehydratase produces MQHKILVLNGPNLNMLGKREPNHYGHLSLSDIEQNLRQLVAQQGGQFDFFQSNSEEKLIDKIHQSFGIVDFIIINPAGFTHTSVALRDALLAVDIPFVEVHLSNIHQREPFRHHSYFSDVAQGVICGLGAKGYEFAVQFAVNFLENQAN; encoded by the coding sequence ATGCAACATAAAATTTTAGTATTAAATGGCCCTAATCTCAATATGTTAGGTAAACGTGAGCCTAACCATTATGGGCATTTATCCTTGAGCGATATTGAGCAAAATTTACGACAATTAGTGGCTCAACAAGGGGGACAATTTGATTTTTTTCAAAGCAATAGTGAGGAAAAATTAATTGATAAAATTCACCAAAGTTTTGGTATTGTGGATTTTATTATTATTAATCCAGCGGGATTTACCCATACTTCAGTGGCATTGCGTGATGCGTTATTGGCGGTAGATATTCCTTTTGTTGAGGTACATTTGTCAAATATTCATCAACGTGAGCCTTTTCGTCATCATTCTTATTTTAGTGATGTGGCGCAGGGGGTCATTTGTGGTTTAGGGGCAAAAGGGTATGAATTTGCTGTACAATTTGCGGTTAATTTCCTCGAAAATCAAGCTAACTAG
- the accB gene encoding acetyl-CoA carboxylase biotin carboxyl carrier protein: MDIRKIKKLIELVEESGIMEIEISEGEESVRISRGSPAPVANNIQYQLPATPAPAPAVAPAAPAPVVENTPTASDELFGHIIRSPMVGTFYRSPSPEAAPFVEVGQSVKVGDALCIVEAMKMMNRIEADKAGVVKAILINDGTPVEFDEPLIIIE; this comes from the coding sequence ATGGATATTCGTAAAATCAAAAAACTTATCGAATTAGTAGAAGAATCGGGCATTATGGAAATTGAAATTTCCGAAGGGGAAGAGTCTGTTCGTATTAGTCGTGGTTCACCCGCTCCCGTAGCAAATAATATTCAATATCAGTTACCAGCAACGCCTGCCCCTGCACCAGCAGTTGCGCCAGCCGCTCCTGCTCCAGTTGTTGAAAATACGCCTACAGCCAGTGATGAATTATTTGGACATATTATCCGTTCGCCAATGGTAGGAACATTCTATCGTAGCCCAAGTCCAGAAGCGGCTCCTTTTGTTGAGGTTGGACAAAGTGTTAAAGTCGGTGATGCCTTATGTATCGTTGAGGCAATGAAAATGATGAACCGCATTGAGGCTGATAAAGCTGGGGTAGTAAAAGCAATTTTAATTAACGATGGCACACCAGTAGAGTTTGATGAGCCATTAATTATCATTGAATAA
- the accC gene encoding acetyl-CoA carboxylase biotin carboxylase subunit — protein sequence MLEKVVIANRGEIALRILRACKELGIKTVAVHSTADRELKHVLLADETICIGPAPSTKSYLNVPALIAAAEVTGADAIHPGYGFLSENADFAEQVERSGFIFIGPTADVIRLMGDKVSAIEAMKKAGVPCVPGSDGPLSNDIKKNKAIAKQIGYPIIIKASGGGGGRGMRVVRNEEALEESIAMTKAEAKAAFNNDMVYMEKYLENPRHIEIQVLADTHGNAVYLAERDCSMQRRHQKVVEEAPAPGISEEVRRDIGERCANACREIGYRGAGTFEFLYENGQFYFIEMNTRIQVEHPVTEMITGVDLVKEQLLIASGLPLSFKQEDIKVKGHALECRINAEDPKNFLPSPGKVTHLHSPGGLGVRWDSHIYAGYTVPPHYDSMIAKLITYGDTREVAIRRMQNALAETIIDGIKTNIPLHDIILSDENFQKGGTNIHYLEHKLGMKD from the coding sequence ATGTTAGAAAAAGTCGTTATTGCCAATCGTGGCGAAATCGCTTTGCGTATCTTACGCGCTTGCAAAGAGCTTGGCATTAAAACGGTTGCAGTGCATTCCACCGCCGACCGTGAATTAAAACATGTTTTATTAGCCGATGAAACAATTTGTATCGGTCCTGCACCTTCAACTAAAAGTTATTTAAATGTGCCTGCACTTATTGCCGCTGCGGAAGTAACGGGAGCTGATGCAATTCACCCTGGTTATGGTTTTCTTTCTGAAAATGCAGATTTTGCTGAGCAAGTTGAACGCTCAGGTTTTATTTTTATTGGACCTACCGCAGATGTTATTCGTCTTATGGGTGATAAAGTCTCTGCTATTGAGGCAATGAAAAAAGCGGGAGTACCTTGTGTACCCGGATCAGATGGTCCATTGAGTAATGATATTAAGAAAAATAAAGCTATTGCAAAACAAATTGGTTATCCGATTATTATTAAAGCCTCTGGCGGCGGTGGCGGTCGTGGTATGCGTGTGGTACGCAATGAAGAAGCATTAGAGGAATCTATTGCCATGACTAAAGCCGAGGCAAAAGCCGCGTTTAATAATGATATGGTCTATATGGAAAAATATTTAGAAAATCCACGCCATATTGAAATCCAAGTATTAGCTGATACTCATGGCAATGCAGTGTATTTAGCTGAACGTGATTGCTCAATGCAACGCCGTCATCAAAAAGTGGTAGAAGAAGCACCAGCTCCAGGAATTAGTGAAGAAGTACGGCGTGATATTGGTGAACGTTGTGCCAATGCTTGTCGAGAAATCGGTTATCGTGGTGCAGGTACTTTTGAGTTTTTATACGAAAATGGGCAATTTTATTTTATTGAAATGAATACCCGTATTCAGGTGGAACACCCTGTTACCGAAATGATTACTGGTGTTGATTTAGTCAAAGAACAATTATTGATCGCTTCGGGTTTACCGCTTTCCTTTAAACAAGAGGATATTAAGGTAAAAGGGCATGCGTTAGAATGTCGTATTAATGCGGAAGATCCGAAAAATTTCTTACCATCACCAGGCAAAGTAACCCATTTGCATTCGCCCGGTGGTTTAGGTGTACGTTGGGATTCGCATATTTATGCAGGCTATACCGTCCCTCCTCATTATGATTCTATGATTGCTAAATTAATTACTTATGGCGATACGAGAGAAGTAGCTATTCGCCGTATGCAAAATGCTCTTGCGGAAACCATTATTGACGGTATAAAAACCAATATTCCACTACATGATATTATCCTTAGTGATGAAAATTTCCAAAAAGGTGGAACAAATATTCATTATCTGGAACATAAGCTAGGTATGAAAGATTAA
- a CDS encoding YhdT family protein, which produces MEIRSRYQQAAKEAKWALFATILYLIGWLVCAYLPPNSSGLFGFPLWFELSCIYLPIVFIVVAYWIIKVIYQDISLDHQDK; this is translated from the coding sequence ATGGAAATAAGATCTCGTTATCAACAAGCGGCTAAAGAGGCGAAATGGGCGTTATTTGCCACTATTTTGTATTTAATCGGTTGGTTAGTCTGTGCCTATTTACCGCCCAATAGCTCAGGTCTATTCGGCTTTCCCCTTTGGTTTGAATTATCCTGCATTTATCTTCCTATAGTGTTTATTGTTGTCGCTTATTGGATAATTAAAGTGATTTACCAAGATATTTCCCTCGATCATCAGGATAAATAG
- the panF gene encoding sodium/pantothenate symporter encodes MNLAIILPLVVYLIFIFSAAIYAYRKRSRGDFLTEYYVGNRSMTGFLLAMTTASTYASASSFIGGPGAAYKFGLGWVLLAMIQVPVVWLALGALGKKFALLSRQTNALTLNDLLLYRYKNKYLVLVAGIALLIAFFAAMTVQFIGGARLLETTIGISYTQSLLIFAITVGLYTFIGGFRAVVLTDAIQGTIMIIGTIILLAAVIYAAGGVESAVTKLNEIDPMLTTPYGPNNMLDFQFMTSFWILVCFGVVGLPHTAVRCMAFKDSKALHQGMLIGTVVLSIIMLGMTLSGALGRTLIPDLAIPDQVIPTLMLQVLPPVVAGIFLAAPMSAIMSTIDAQLIQSSSIFVKDMYLSAKPEMVKNQQKIRWLSSLTTLGLTLLLIFAALNPPDMIIWLNLFAFGGLEATFLWVIILGLYWDKANAYGALSSMIIGLACYIILTTTGFKIFNFHQIVPSLVLGLIAFLVGNKWGEYQQSLATKEK; translated from the coding sequence ATGAATTTAGCCATTATTCTCCCTTTAGTTGTTTATTTAATTTTTATTTTCAGTGCTGCTATTTATGCTTATCGCAAACGCTCAAGAGGCGATTTTTTAACCGAGTATTATGTTGGTAACCGCTCAATGACAGGCTTTTTATTGGCAATGACGACCGCTTCTACCTATGCGAGTGCTAGCTCTTTTATTGGCGGACCGGGGGCAGCTTATAAATTTGGTTTAGGTTGGGTTTTGCTAGCAATGATTCAAGTGCCAGTGGTTTGGCTTGCATTAGGTGCATTGGGCAAAAAATTTGCACTATTATCTCGTCAAACCAATGCTCTTACCCTTAATGATTTATTGTTGTATCGTTATAAAAATAAATATTTAGTTTTAGTCGCAGGGATCGCATTATTAATCGCTTTTTTTGCAGCAATGACGGTACAATTTATTGGTGGTGCAAGATTATTAGAAACCACTATTGGCATCAGTTATACTCAATCTTTACTGATTTTTGCCATTACCGTTGGACTTTATACCTTTATTGGGGGGTTTCGTGCGGTGGTATTGACTGACGCCATTCAAGGCACAATTATGATTATCGGCACAATCATTCTATTAGCTGCAGTTATTTATGCGGCAGGTGGTGTAGAAAGTGCGGTAACAAAATTAAATGAAATTGATCCTATGCTTACTACGCCTTATGGACCAAATAATATGCTGGATTTCCAATTTATGACCTCTTTTTGGATTTTAGTTTGCTTTGGGGTAGTGGGATTACCGCATACCGCAGTGCGTTGTATGGCATTTAAAGACAGCAAAGCCTTACACCAAGGTATGCTGATTGGCACCGTTGTATTAAGCATTATTATGTTAGGTATGACCTTATCAGGGGCATTAGGACGCACATTAATTCCTGATCTTGCTATTCCAGATCAAGTCATTCCTACTTTAATGTTACAAGTGTTGCCACCTGTGGTAGCGGGTATATTTTTAGCCGCTCCCATGTCAGCAATTATGTCTACCATTGACGCACAATTAATTCAATCTTCCTCTATTTTTGTCAAGGATATGTATCTCTCGGCGAAACCTGAAATGGTAAAAAACCAGCAAAAAATTCGTTGGTTATCCTCGTTGACCACATTGGGATTAACCCTGTTACTAATTTTTGCTGCTCTTAATCCACCTGATATGATTATTTGGCTTAATTTATTTGCCTTTGGAGGACTTGAGGCAACATTTTTATGGGTGATTATCCTTGGCTTATACTGGGATAAAGCCAATGCGTATGGGGCATTAAGTTCAATGATTATTGGTTTAGCCTGTTATATTATTTTGACCACCACAGGGTTTAAAATTTTTAATTTTCATCAAATTGTACCTTCCCTCGTTTTGGGCTTAATCGCTTTTTTAGTCGGGAATAAATGGGGTGAATATCAACAATCTTTAGCAACAAAGGAAAAATAA
- the prmA gene encoding 50S ribosomal protein L11 methyltransferase: protein MAWIQIRLNSTNQQAEIIGDYLEQLGSVSVTFMDSQDTPIFEPLPGETRLWGNTDVIALFDAEIDMSPIIRALQAKQYITDATAYKIEQIEDKDWEREWMDNFHPMQFGKRLWICPSWREVPDPQAVNVMLDPGLAFGTGTHPTTALCLEWLDSLDLQGKTIIDFGCGSGILAIAALKLGAKQAIGIDIDPQAILASRNNAIANGVENKLQLYLSNDVPADLCADVVIANILAGPLKELYPIIRTLVKPQGKLGLSGILATQAESICQCYTDSFSLDPVVCRDEWCRITGKFK from the coding sequence ATGGCTTGGATTCAAATCCGCCTAAACAGCACTAATCAACAAGCTGAAATTATCGGCGATTATCTTGAACAATTAGGCTCAGTATCAGTAACCTTTATGGATAGCCAAGATACGCCTATTTTTGAACCTTTACCTGGCGAAACCCGTTTATGGGGCAATACCGATGTTATTGCCTTGTTTGATGCGGAAATCGATATGTCGCCTATTATTCGTGCATTACAAGCGAAACAATATATAACCGATGCAACGGCTTATAAAATAGAACAAATAGAAGATAAAGACTGGGAACGGGAATGGATGGATAATTTCCACCCGATGCAATTTGGTAAACGCTTATGGATTTGCCCAAGTTGGCGTGAAGTACCAGATCCACAAGCCGTTAATGTAATGTTAGATCCCGGTTTAGCATTTGGTACGGGGACGCACCCAACAACAGCACTTTGTCTTGAATGGCTTGATAGTCTAGATTTACAGGGTAAAACTATTATTGATTTTGGTTGCGGCTCAGGCATTTTAGCTATTGCGGCGTTAAAGTTAGGCGCAAAGCAAGCAATCGGCATTGATATTGATCCGCAAGCTATTTTAGCTAGCCGTAATAATGCTATTGCTAATGGGGTAGAAAATAAATTGCAGTTGTATCTAAGCAATGATGTACCTGCAGACCTTTGTGCCGATGTTGTGATTGCGAATATTCTTGCAGGACCATTGAAAGAACTTTATCCAATCATAAGAACCTTGGTCAAACCGCAAGGTAAATTAGGCTTATCTGGAATTTTAGCGACACAAGCTGAGTCAATATGCCAGTGCTATACTGATAGTTTTAGCCTTGATCCTGTTGTTTGTCGTGATGAATGGTGTCGAATTACAGGCAAATTCAAGTAA
- the dusB gene encoding tRNA dihydrouridine synthase DusB has protein sequence MQIGQYKLKNRIILAPMAGITDQPFRKLCAYYGAGLTVSEMMSTNPDVWHTEKSKLRLAHDQAAGINAVQIAGSDPEEMAKAAQINVEYGAQIIDINMGCPAKKVNRKMAGSALLQYPTLVKEILQAVVNAVNVPVTLKIRTGWDKQNRNYLQIAQIAEQSGIQALTIHGRTKACKFGGNAEYDSIKAIKQHINIPVIANGDIDSAQKAKFVLDYTNADAVMIGRGALGNPWIFREISQALESNSVMIETDLAEKQRVVLQHIQDLHHFYGAEKGYRIARKHVAWYLSNIQPNCTFRQTFNALTSAQAQITALKEFFSLV, from the coding sequence ATGCAGATTGGTCAATATAAATTAAAAAATCGCATTATTTTAGCCCCAATGGCAGGGATAACGGATCAGCCTTTCCGTAAACTTTGTGCCTATTATGGTGCAGGATTAACGGTTTCGGAAATGATGTCCACTAATCCTGATGTTTGGCATACGGAGAAATCAAAACTACGTTTGGCTCATGATCAAGCAGCAGGTATTAATGCTGTACAGATTGCAGGAAGTGATCCTGAAGAAATGGCGAAAGCGGCACAAATTAATGTGGAATATGGTGCACAAATTATTGACATTAATATGGGTTGCCCAGCAAAAAAAGTGAATCGTAAAATGGCAGGTTCTGCCCTTTTACAGTACCCCACTTTAGTAAAAGAGATTCTTCAAGCTGTGGTAAACGCAGTTAATGTTCCAGTTACCTTAAAAATAAGAACAGGCTGGGACAAACAAAATCGGAATTATTTACAAATAGCCCAAATTGCAGAGCAGTCTGGAATTCAAGCCTTAACGATTCATGGACGTACAAAAGCCTGTAAATTTGGAGGTAATGCGGAATATGATTCCATTAAAGCGATAAAACAGCATATCAACATTCCAGTTATAGCCAACGGAGATATTGACTCCGCACAGAAAGCGAAGTTTGTGCTAGATTACACTAACGCTGATGCCGTAATGATCGGCAGAGGTGCTCTTGGAAATCCTTGGATTTTTCGTGAAATCTCGCAAGCACTAGAATCAAATTCGGTGATGATTGAAACTGACTTAGCTGAGAAACAACGTGTTGTGTTACAACATATCCAAGATCTTCATCATTTTTATGGTGCAGAAAAAGGATACCGTATTGCACGCAAACATGTGGCTTGGTACTTATCAAACATTCAACCGAATTGCACGTTTAGACAAACTTTTAACGCTCTTACTTCTGCTCAAGCACAAATAACTGCGTTAAAAGAATTTTTTAGTTTAGTTTGA
- the fis gene encoding DNA-binding transcriptional regulator Fis, with translation MLEQQRNPAEALTVSTLNAQSQVTNKPLRDSVKQALRNYLSQLNGQDVNDLYELVLAEVEHPMLDMVMQYTRGNQTRAANMLGINRGTLRKKLKKYGMG, from the coding sequence ATGCTAGAACAACAACGTAACCCTGCTGAAGCACTTACTGTATCAACCTTAAATGCACAATCGCAAGTAACCAATAAACCACTTCGTGATTCTGTGAAACAAGCGTTAAGAAACTATTTATCACAATTAAATGGTCAAGACGTGAATGATCTTTATGAGTTAGTCTTAGCAGAAGTTGAACACCCTATGTTGGATATGGTGATGCAATATACTCGTGGTAACCAAACACGAGCAGCGAATATGTTGGGGATTAATCGTGGGACTTTACGCAAAAAATTAAAAAAATATGGTATGGGCTAA
- a CDS encoding type IV pilus minor pilin ComGF family protein: protein MYKGITLLEILLTLFILSLLLMNVPPLWRSLNEYLVLNREQQRLKIFLQQIQYYTANNNEIWLLLANRQLTQQRWCLTAQPKDQYLCDCLFPQHCPQAVNAYFYYPYFPQQSMLISQQYYPTEITRINGVRHTFSTACFALKVGERQTLFSLFNVGSIRLKANDPLSACATEK from the coding sequence ATGTATAAAGGAATCACCTTACTGGAAATATTGCTGACTTTATTTATTTTAAGTTTGTTACTAATGAATGTTCCGCCGTTATGGCGTAGCTTGAATGAATATCTTGTCTTAAATAGAGAACAACAGCGATTAAAAATATTTTTACAGCAAATTCAATATTATACAGCAAATAATAATGAAATTTGGTTGTTACTAGCAAATCGTCAATTAACACAGCAACGCTGGTGTTTAACCGCACAGCCTAAAGATCAGTATTTATGTGATTGCTTATTCCCACAACATTGCCCTCAGGCGGTCAATGCATATTTTTATTATCCCTATTTTCCTCAGCAGAGTATGCTAATAAGTCAGCAATATTACCCTACTGAAATTACCCGAATTAATGGCGTGAGGCATACTTTTTCTACCGCATGTTTTGCTTTAAAAGTAGGAGAACGGCAAACTTTATTTAGTTTGTTTAATGTTGGCAGTATAAGGCTAAAAGCGAATGATCCTTTAAGTGCCTGTGCAACGGAGAAATAA
- a CDS encoding DUF2572 family protein, which translates to MSGKIAIVGDNFVGKGNVLLGLLMLFSATLFILLLYDDQWIRFHRQFIFQHQDQLIQHLYLQQNVQNSSKTECERLDLWLETDSHLLIFGTTALQPSLHQYRWCVREKLFKQIPRKNRFIGQFDHYVNQQKFSLFAPHFDHFDPKGTLYWFSQPHSHWQIQQDINAIIVAQGDLTITGKGHIRGSVITQGALQLEPQISLTYSKNVVEYITQKFSRWQVAEQSWYDFTPNE; encoded by the coding sequence GTGAGTGGAAAAATAGCAATAGTGGGGGATAATTTTGTTGGAAAAGGTAATGTCCTATTGGGGTTATTAATGTTATTTTCTGCCACGTTATTTATCTTATTATTATATGATGATCAATGGATTCGCTTTCATCGTCAGTTTATTTTTCAGCATCAAGATCAGTTAATACAACATCTTTATTTACAGCAAAACGTGCAAAATAGCAGTAAAACAGAATGTGAGCGTTTGGATTTGTGGTTGGAGACAGATAGCCATTTATTAATATTTGGCACAACAGCACTTCAGCCATCATTGCATCAATATCGTTGGTGTGTGCGAGAAAAGTTATTTAAACAAATACCAAGAAAAAATCGTTTTATTGGGCAATTTGATCATTATGTTAATCAACAAAAATTTTCTCTTTTTGCACCGCACTTTGATCATTTTGACCCTAAAGGCACATTGTACTGGTTTTCACAACCACATTCCCATTGGCAAATTCAACAGGATATTAACGCTATTATTGTGGCACAAGGCGATTTAACCATTACAGGAAAAGGGCATATTCGTGGTTCAGTGATTACACAAGGTGCATTACAGTTAGAACCGCAGATTTCATTAACTTATAGTAAAAATGTGGTGGAATACATTACGCAAAAATTTAGCCGTTGGCAGGTAGCGGAGCAAAGTTGGTATGATTTTACCCCCAATGAATAG
- a CDS encoding DUF5374 domain-containing protein has translation MNRGISLISFLVSLSLFSGLLLTLTTWTAQQRRSAVQIYQDFQGIQIAENQWQRLWLGLDCEAEQWQNNLHFRIHCQGQQITVSYPLGETKLVRPSFQSTR, from the coding sequence ATGAATAGAGGAATAAGTCTTATTTCTTTCTTAGTTAGCCTGAGTTTATTCAGTGGGTTATTACTCACTTTGACTACATGGACGGCACAACAACGACGAAGTGCGGTGCAAATTTACCAAGATTTTCAAGGCATACAAATTGCGGAAAATCAATGGCAACGCTTGTGGTTGGGATTAGATTGTGAAGCAGAACAATGGCAAAATAATTTACATTTTCGCATTCATTGTCAAGGACAACAGATTACTGTTAGCTATCCACTAGGGGAAACAAAACTGGTACGCCCTTCTTTTCAATCAACTAGATAA